One genomic window of Paenibacillus xylanilyticus includes the following:
- a CDS encoding SPFH domain-containing protein, whose amino-acid sequence MAIIDVIKYDGSPDVFAWKHPENELGTWTQLIVNQSQQAILFKDGRALDLFGPGRHTLSTANIPILNRIVNLPFGGKSPFAAEVWYVNQVSALDVKWGTANPIQIQDPKYNIIVPVRTFGQMGIKIADSRKFLVKLVGTLPEFNQINLVNYFRGLIIMNINSMLSSYLVHRKVSVLEINAYIAEISRHFADTIASTFDEFGIELINLYIHNINLPEEDPSVIRLREALARKAEMDIIGYTYQQERSFDTLEGAAKNEGSMQSDIMGAGLGMGMGVGLGGSFSNEMSQMSRVMSTTETPTMHMCEHCHHPNQEQASFCSKCGKSLKKEAASTDCNNCGHSLQKGTKFCPNCGDKYHACPSCGADNSENAVECIQCHQPMPSPCPKCSHMNSGNTKFCGNCGTNLALKCSQCQHEVKPGQKFCLDCGHNLQEGGQV is encoded by the coding sequence ATGGCAATTATTGATGTAATTAAGTATGATGGCTCACCCGATGTGTTTGCCTGGAAGCATCCAGAGAATGAACTGGGAACGTGGACTCAACTGATTGTGAATCAATCACAACAAGCCATACTTTTTAAGGATGGAAGGGCTTTAGATTTATTCGGTCCGGGACGCCATACGTTGAGTACCGCGAATATTCCGATTTTGAACCGGATTGTTAACCTACCGTTCGGTGGGAAGTCACCTTTTGCAGCAGAAGTATGGTATGTAAACCAAGTAAGCGCTCTGGATGTCAAATGGGGAACAGCGAATCCGATTCAGATTCAAGACCCCAAATATAACATTATCGTTCCTGTAAGGACTTTTGGACAGATGGGGATCAAAATTGCTGATTCACGCAAGTTTCTGGTCAAATTGGTAGGAACATTGCCTGAATTTAACCAAATCAATCTGGTCAATTATTTCCGCGGGTTGATCATTATGAATATTAACTCCATGTTGTCTTCCTATTTAGTACATAGAAAAGTTAGTGTATTGGAAATCAACGCCTATATCGCAGAAATATCCCGGCATTTTGCAGATACAATAGCTTCCACATTTGATGAGTTCGGCATCGAATTAATTAATCTGTATATACACAATATCAATCTGCCTGAAGAGGACCCTTCGGTCATCCGGTTGAGGGAAGCACTGGCACGTAAAGCCGAGATGGATATTATCGGATACACCTATCAGCAGGAACGCTCTTTCGATACGCTTGAAGGGGCAGCCAAAAATGAAGGAAGCATGCAGTCCGACATTATGGGTGCAGGGCTTGGTATGGGGATGGGTGTAGGTCTCGGAGGTTCCTTCAGTAATGAAATGTCCCAAATGTCACGGGTTATGTCCACTACTGAAACGCCAACCATGCATATGTGCGAGCACTGCCACCATCCGAATCAGGAACAAGCCTCTTTTTGCAGTAAATGCGGTAAGTCTTTAAAAAAGGAAGCAGCATCAACGGATTGCAATAATTGTGGACATTCATTACAAAAGGGGACCAAATTCTGTCCTAATTGCGGTGACAAATATCATGCATGCCCTTCGTGCGGAGCAGATAATTCGGAGAACGCTGTAGAATGTATTCAGTGTCATCAGCCCATGCCAAGTCCTTGTCCCAAATGTAGCCACATGAATTCTGGAAACACCAAATTTTGCGGCAACTGTGGCACCAATCTGGCATTAAAATGCAGTCAATGTCAGCATGAAGTGAAACCGGGTCAGAAGTTCTGTCTGGATTGCGGACACAATCTGCAAGAGGGGGGACAGGTCTAG
- a CDS encoding sigma-70 family RNA polymerase sigma factor, producing MNPDKLTTEPEESSLEVGELYIRYKAYAFSIAYRMLGSVVEAEDVVQDCFAGLQSRSDEVIRHPKSYIAKLVVNRSLNLLNSARNQREHYVGEWLPEPIGEAVDLPEQTYEQKEMISYAYMVLLERLTPVERAVFVLREAFQYEYREIADWLGKTESNCRQIFSRARRNLPNQLPDKVQTTTDDANREKLLARFTTAFLAYDVTAMLDLLSEQPVFTADGGGRVHTVMRTMKVHKGVLALLTSRRVLTRLREREWVPTIINGEVQVALMNNGEISEVICLQSDLSGQRIEAVYLVVNPDKLKTIAAGGH from the coding sequence ATGAATCCTGATAAACTCACCACTGAACCGGAAGAGTCTTCTCTGGAAGTTGGTGAACTGTATATCCGTTATAAAGCATATGCGTTCTCCATTGCTTATCGAATGCTTGGGAGTGTTGTGGAGGCTGAGGATGTCGTACAGGACTGCTTTGCAGGGCTGCAAAGTAGATCTGACGAGGTGATCCGTCATCCCAAATCCTACATTGCCAAACTTGTAGTAAATCGGAGCCTGAATCTGCTGAATTCTGCTCGCAATCAAAGAGAACACTATGTTGGTGAGTGGCTTCCGGAGCCAATAGGCGAGGCAGTGGATCTGCCTGAGCAAACCTATGAGCAGAAAGAAATGATCTCTTATGCTTATATGGTACTGCTGGAACGTTTGACGCCCGTGGAGCGGGCTGTATTTGTACTTCGTGAAGCCTTTCAGTATGAGTACCGTGAGATTGCCGATTGGCTTGGCAAAACGGAGAGCAATTGCCGTCAAATTTTCAGTCGGGCCAGACGTAACCTGCCCAATCAACTTCCGGATAAGGTTCAAACCACCACAGATGATGCTAACAGAGAAAAATTGCTTGCACGTTTCACCACTGCCTTCCTTGCTTATGATGTAACAGCCATGCTTGATCTGCTCTCTGAACAACCTGTATTCACTGCTGATGGTGGTGGGCGTGTACATACGGTGATGAGAACGATGAAGGTTCACAAGGGGGTCCTAGCTCTTCTGACTTCACGGCGTGTGCTGACCCGATTAAGGGAGCGGGAGTGGGTGCCAACCATCATTAATGGAGAAGTGCAGGTTGCACTCATGAACAATGGTGAGATAAGCGAAGTCATATGCCTTCAGTCCGACCTGTCCGGTCAACGAATTGAGGCCGTTTATCTGGTTGTGAACCCAGATAAATTGAAGACCATTGCAGCAGGAGGTCATTGA
- a CDS encoding CPCC family cysteine-rich protein encodes MITLLPCPCCHYETLEQRGEYDICPVCFWEDDGNNEPSRYSGPNHMTLSEGRSNYEKYGACSEKGAEFVTANRYEIYNKAD; translated from the coding sequence ATTATTACTTTATTACCCTGTCCCTGTTGTCATTACGAAACCTTGGAACAACGAGGAGAATATGATATTTGCCCAGTTTGCTTCTGGGAGGACGATGGTAACAATGAGCCAAGCCGTTATAGTGGACCCAACCATATGACTTTGTCAGAAGGCAGGAGTAATTACGAAAAGTATGGAGCTTGCTCTGAAAAGGGAGCTGAATTTGTAACTGCTAACCGATATGAGATTTATAACAAGGCTGATTAA
- a CDS encoding ZIP family metal transporter → MWAAFMWGGISASAVVIGALAALFLKIPKRVIGWIMAFGTGTLIGAASFELIGDALNDGGIIPTAIGFTAGAVVYTLFDLLISSKGGGGRKRSAHSKTGDSSQSGLGIFAGTVMDAIPESIMLGASLLTGKGVSVVLIVSIFVSNIPEGLSSTVGLRGNHYSKSRIIVMWLGVLLISALAALGGYLFLEQLPDEMAAAIGAFAGGGIIAMICSTMMPEAFEEGGPVVGFIASMGLLVSLLLDL, encoded by the coding sequence ATGTGGGCTGCATTCATGTGGGGAGGCATCTCCGCTTCAGCCGTAGTTATTGGTGCTCTTGCTGCACTTTTTCTCAAGATCCCTAAACGGGTGATTGGCTGGATTATGGCATTCGGTACGGGAACATTGATTGGGGCAGCTTCATTTGAACTGATTGGCGATGCCCTGAATGACGGAGGGATTATACCGACAGCAATAGGATTTACAGCGGGTGCTGTTGTGTACACCTTGTTCGATCTGCTTATTTCCAGCAAGGGTGGTGGTGGGCGCAAACGTTCAGCACACTCGAAGACTGGAGACAGCAGTCAGAGCGGGCTCGGTATTTTTGCAGGTACGGTGATGGATGCCATTCCTGAATCCATTATGCTGGGAGCAAGTTTACTGACCGGCAAGGGTGTGAGTGTGGTGCTCATCGTTTCCATATTTGTAAGCAATATACCTGAAGGGTTGTCAAGCACCGTGGGTTTGCGGGGCAATCACTATTCCAAATCTAGAATCATCGTGATGTGGCTTGGTGTACTGTTGATTTCGGCGCTTGCGGCCCTAGGCGGGTATCTTTTTCTGGAACAGCTTCCGGATGAAATGGCTGCGGCCATTGGCGCATTTGCAGGGGGCGGCATTATCGCCATGATCTGTTCTACCATGATGCCTGAAGCTTTTGAAGAAGGTGGTCCTGTCGTAGGCTTCATTGCTTCCATGGGGCTGCTTGTATCCCTGCTGCTTGATCTGTAA
- a CDS encoding carboxymuconolactone decarboxylase family protein yields MSLRMNYRAANTGAFKALMAMEQFISGQFEDKVLYELLKIRVSQINGCAFCLDMHAKDLMKLGDYSDHILLLSVWREAPLFTEKERVMLELSEAVTRISEQGVPLELYNKVREHFSEEELVDLVMAINTINNWNRIAITTGMYPGCFN; encoded by the coding sequence ATGAGTTTGAGAATGAATTACAGAGCAGCGAATACAGGGGCTTTCAAGGCATTAATGGCAATGGAGCAGTTTATATCGGGTCAATTTGAGGATAAAGTATTATATGAATTGTTAAAAATCAGAGTTTCACAAATCAATGGCTGTGCCTTCTGTCTTGATATGCATGCCAAAGATCTGATGAAGCTTGGTGATTACTCAGATCATATCCTGCTGCTTAGCGTTTGGCGCGAAGCTCCTTTATTTACGGAAAAAGAACGTGTTATGCTTGAACTGTCTGAAGCTGTGACCCGAATTTCTGAACAAGGGGTTCCACTGGAATTATACAATAAGGTCCGGGAACACTTTAGTGAAGAAGAACTGGTAGATCTGGTTATGGCGATTAATACCATTAACAACTGGAACCGAATTGCAATCACGACAGGCATGTATCCAGGCTGCTTTAATTAA
- a CDS encoding ankyrin repeat domain-containing protein: MFKIGSQGTFKTLPDFAMAIYKGDTAAVEERIRGGVDLEEPIALSKYIALTPLELALITNQKKIVELFVENGVNLNMKGKPSILTAARYGGEEVIRYLHQKGAKLTGLSKVKSSAYDEAYYGNKKNIAVLNELGLDIRKYAGKTLRTAVSDHDMRTIQYLLDEGVDINYNEPDMVYPYRATPLTVAARNNNMKMVQFLVEQGADVTIQEKDGERAYTIAVSQKNDEMADYLKAREPKEFHDLSNKLHALKPYKLPKELVHFLNEGSWRLELPDNESGIKYIEFFSLLDTVEMKMGRQKLLRLSADVDQYSHIHLVWNPSKKNIGFVDIEHQEYGNLGTFDAFLKEPLPFIEAILN; encoded by the coding sequence TTGTTCAAAATTGGAAGTCAAGGAACGTTTAAAACGCTGCCTGATTTCGCCATGGCGATCTATAAGGGAGACACTGCTGCCGTAGAAGAAAGGATTAGAGGGGGTGTGGACTTGGAAGAACCTATTGCCCTCAGCAAATACATAGCTTTGACACCGCTCGAGCTTGCTCTGATCACCAATCAAAAGAAGATCGTAGAGCTATTCGTAGAGAACGGCGTCAATCTCAATATGAAAGGTAAGCCATCTATTCTTACTGCAGCCAGATATGGCGGGGAAGAGGTTATCCGGTACCTGCATCAGAAGGGTGCGAAGTTGACTGGTTTAAGCAAGGTGAAATCGAGTGCGTACGATGAAGCCTATTACGGCAACAAAAAAAATATAGCTGTGCTGAACGAGCTTGGACTGGATATTCGAAAATATGCTGGGAAAACATTGCGCACAGCAGTGTCTGACCATGATATGAGAACAATACAGTACTTGCTGGATGAAGGGGTAGACATTAACTATAACGAACCGGATATGGTGTACCCTTATAGAGCAACCCCGCTTACTGTCGCTGCTCGTAACAACAATATGAAGATGGTTCAATTTCTCGTGGAACAGGGGGCAGATGTGACCATTCAGGAAAAGGATGGAGAACGGGCATACACGATTGCGGTTAGTCAAAAAAATGACGAGATGGCCGATTACTTAAAGGCTCGCGAACCGAAGGAATTCCATGACCTAAGTAACAAGTTGCATGCGTTGAAGCCTTACAAGCTGCCGAAGGAACTCGTTCATTTTCTTAACGAAGGATCGTGGAGATTGGAATTGCCTGATAACGAATCAGGGATTAAATATATAGAGTTCTTTAGTCTGTTAGACACTGTGGAGATGAAGATGGGCAGACAGAAATTGCTTCGTTTATCCGCGGATGTAGATCAATACTCCCATATTCATCTGGTCTGGAATCCCAGTAAAAAGAATATTGGTTTCGTTGATATAGAACATCAGGAATATGGGAACCTCGGAACGTTTGATGCATTTTTGAAGGAACCTCTACCATTTATCGAAGCGATTTTAAACTAG
- a CDS encoding serine hydrolase domain-containing protein produces the protein MASMTDAAHKVEEVMNSNDFSGVVLLKQNGQTLLNLSRGYANRSDELLNQIDTRFGIASGCKIFTAVSICQLIEQGRLSYDTKLVDALTTIDFPQWNKEITIHHLLTHTSGIPDYFDEEVMENFAELWKERPVYSMRNGSDFLPMFQHLPMKSAPGERFHYNNAGFVVLGLIVEEQSGQPFTEYVEEHIFKRCGMTNSGYFLTDQLPRNTAIGYIDHEDGTWNTNIFSIPIKGGADGGAYTTAPDMIHFWDGLLTYQLLNESTTQQLITPHVHEEEETYYGRGVWVDLKNEGIFKIHVMGFDPGVSFMSSVYPEHAAQLVVLSNRESGPYPITRAIEETLFEV, from the coding sequence ATGGCGAGTATGACGGATGCAGCACATAAAGTGGAAGAAGTAATGAATTCTAATGATTTTTCAGGTGTAGTTCTGTTAAAACAAAACGGACAGACACTTTTAAATCTGAGCCGTGGATACGCGAATCGCAGCGATGAGCTTCTCAACCAGATCGATACCCGATTCGGAATTGCTTCAGGGTGCAAAATATTTACGGCAGTGAGCATATGTCAACTGATTGAACAGGGCAGGCTGTCATATGACACAAAGCTAGTGGATGCATTAACTACTATTGATTTTCCTCAGTGGAACAAGGAGATTACCATTCATCATTTGCTAACGCACACCTCAGGCATACCGGATTACTTTGATGAAGAGGTCATGGAGAATTTCGCTGAATTGTGGAAAGAACGGCCTGTCTATTCCATGCGGAATGGGAGCGACTTTTTGCCAATGTTCCAGCATCTGCCTATGAAGTCAGCTCCGGGTGAACGTTTTCACTATAATAATGCGGGATTTGTCGTGTTAGGCTTAATTGTGGAAGAACAATCGGGACAACCCTTCACGGAATATGTAGAGGAACACATTTTTAAACGGTGCGGAATGACGAATTCCGGTTACTTTTTGACCGATCAGCTTCCTCGAAACACAGCAATCGGATATATCGACCATGAGGATGGAACCTGGAACACCAACATATTCTCGATCCCTATCAAGGGTGGAGCCGATGGTGGGGCATATACAACAGCACCTGATATGATTCATTTCTGGGATGGACTGTTAACTTATCAATTACTGAATGAATCGACAACACAACAACTGATCACACCTCATGTTCATGAAGAAGAAGAGACTTACTATGGACGTGGTGTCTGGGTTGATCTGAAAAATGAAGGGATATTCAAAATACATGTCATGGGATTTGATCCTGGCGTGTCGTTTATGTCTTCGGTATATCCTGAACATGCGGCGCAACTGGTCGTTCTCTCCAATAGGGAGTCAGGTCCGTATCCGATAACGCGTGCGATTGAAGAGACACTTTTTGAGGTGTAA
- a CDS encoding cupin domain-containing protein: MATSYMDYTLPTTQFTYDVNQNQLFKKDENNYINSLSIKQLNTLGNASLLDIYLSTGNVVEPHIHQNATELVYCISGSAVVSLINPFTNELLNFPISPGQVANVPQGWWHYEVATVDQTHLLAIFDAPVPEAIFGSDILRLTPASVLAHTYCLDENKVKETLAPIQKTVFIGPPADCATQVSPAADNMSKPNSQPNIQPNIQPNVQPNVQPNVQPYVQMQYAPSPEYIYPDPMNPTYGHNPNAAYVPAESEYMPYTVQRPIIGNGWRY; this comes from the coding sequence TTGGCGACTTCTTATATGGATTATACGTTACCAACCACACAGTTCACGTATGATGTGAACCAGAATCAATTGTTCAAAAAGGATGAAAATAACTACATCAATTCCCTATCGATCAAACAGCTAAATACATTGGGAAATGCATCCCTGCTGGATATTTATTTGAGTACTGGCAATGTCGTTGAACCTCACATACATCAAAATGCAACAGAACTGGTCTATTGTATTAGTGGTTCCGCTGTCGTATCCCTCATTAACCCTTTTACCAACGAGTTATTAAACTTCCCAATTAGTCCTGGCCAAGTAGCGAATGTTCCCCAAGGCTGGTGGCATTATGAAGTTGCGACGGTTGATCAGACTCACCTGCTGGCTATTTTCGATGCTCCGGTCCCAGAAGCGATATTTGGTTCAGACATTCTGCGTCTGACGCCTGCAAGTGTGCTGGCCCATACGTATTGTCTGGATGAGAACAAGGTTAAAGAGACGTTAGCTCCTATTCAAAAGACAGTATTCATTGGACCGCCTGCTGATTGTGCAACTCAAGTATCACCAGCTGCCGATAACATGTCTAAACCGAACAGCCAGCCGAACATCCAACCAAACATCCAACCAAACGTTCAACCAAACGTTCAACCAAACGTTCAGCCTTATGTACAGATGCAATACGCGCCAAGTCCGGAATATATTTACCCCGATCCAATGAATCCAACGTATGGGCATAATCCAAATGCTGCTTATGTACCAGCAGAGTCCGAATATATGCCGTACACTGTACAGCGTCCTATTATTGGTAATGGTTGGAGATACTAA
- a CDS encoding DUF1361 domain-containing protein — MRQLNYFKVFIFLSLVTVVTVGLYFAAADWLDQRYYRFLIWNLFLAWIPFVFSYISYGFSVSKWRAAPWLAVASGLLWLLFFPNASYIVTDLVHLTARSSRYYVGNGLDYKYWYDLIVLLMFVWTGLLLGFLSMYQLQEVIHRKLGNVASWVFVLAGCALGSYGVLLGRVYRLNSWDALTNRDTLFNLMIESISRPSLAFCLFFGVFILTIYVTLYYLVNAKSTYKK; from the coding sequence TTGAGACAGCTGAATTATTTTAAAGTTTTTATTTTCCTAAGCTTAGTTACTGTGGTGACAGTAGGACTGTACTTTGCAGCTGCTGATTGGCTGGACCAACGTTATTACCGATTTCTCATCTGGAATCTCTTCTTGGCTTGGATTCCTTTTGTTTTCTCTTACATATCATATGGCTTCAGTGTATCGAAGTGGAGAGCTGCTCCATGGCTTGCGGTGGCAAGTGGGCTCTTATGGTTGTTGTTTTTCCCGAATGCGTCTTATATCGTAACGGATCTTGTTCATTTGACGGCGCGAAGCTCCCGTTATTATGTTGGCAATGGTCTGGATTACAAGTACTGGTACGATCTGATTGTCTTGTTGATGTTTGTCTGGACAGGTCTGCTGCTCGGTTTTTTGTCCATGTATCAGCTTCAGGAGGTCATACATCGAAAATTGGGAAATGTGGCATCATGGGTCTTTGTATTGGCGGGTTGTGCGTTGGGAAGTTACGGTGTCTTGCTCGGCAGGGTCTACCGACTCAACAGCTGGGATGCACTAACTAACCGTGATACACTGTTTAACTTAATGATAGAAAGTATCAGTCGTCCATCACTTGCATTTTGCCTGTTTTTTGGCGTATTTATTCTTACCATCTACGTGACGCTGTATTATCTCGTTAATGCAAAGTCTACATATAAAAAGTGA
- a CDS encoding SMI1/KNR4 family protein encodes MKSDIHERMHELMNHLNEVLDVKVKDEEIRQLYNEYQEKKGASEDRLAAFETEMHVRLPEDFREFYKWKDGSGYAFHILYPGDAEREECTPFYMMSLDEIRETKQYFCERDEKLSEYYSAEEISKLDPEIKPYLFHKPWIPFATMAGGSLYLMLDFDPAEQGSYGQIIMYVHDPDFVYFITDTFTNLLKDSNRNLEIMDEIEY; translated from the coding sequence GTGAAATCGGATATTCACGAAAGAATGCATGAACTGATGAATCATTTGAATGAAGTATTGGATGTTAAAGTGAAGGATGAAGAGATTAGGCAGCTATACAATGAGTATCAGGAGAAGAAAGGAGCTTCCGAGGATCGTTTGGCTGCTTTTGAAACCGAGATGCATGTCCGGCTGCCCGAAGATTTTCGCGAGTTCTACAAATGGAAAGATGGTAGCGGCTATGCCTTTCATATCCTGTATCCCGGAGATGCCGAGAGAGAGGAATGCACCCCGTTTTACATGATGTCACTTGATGAGATAAGGGAAACCAAGCAATATTTCTGTGAGCGTGATGAGAAGCTGAGTGAGTATTATTCCGCAGAAGAGATCAGCAAACTTGACCCCGAGATCAAACCTTATTTATTTCATAAACCGTGGATTCCCTTTGCGACAATGGCTGGTGGTTCCCTGTATTTGATGCTGGACTTTGACCCGGCAGAACAGGGGAGTTATGGCCAGATTATTATGTATGTACATGATCCCGATTTTGTTTATTTTATTACAGACACATTCACTAACCTGCTGAAAGATTCTAATCGTAATCTGGAGATTATGGATGAGATTGAGTACTAG
- a CDS encoding serine hydrolase domain-containing protein produces the protein MNPSSVQSIFQQQIPSLDLRSCLVSMQGENIYKHYRNQEAASQIAKVNSCTKSVLSALICIAMDHGWLPDASTPLSTFFPALVSDPDPRKSQITLEQLLTMTAGFNWDEFGGQNSFPRMTRTEHWVNFALEQRLSHTPGTHMEYNSGVSQILAAILMQHTGMSVAGFAERYLFGPLGITEYHWECDPQGVHTGGFGLKMMPDDLLKFGQLFLQEGMWHGERLISSELVNRSTEAFITVTPPNRGSYGWHWWVDTCKSDESSEFSEERTPTPSSESTSINSADRNKTVLDYYYARGFGGQFVYIVPQLELVTVLTNDKRKKEKPPLDVFPRLIAPQLIGQL, from the coding sequence ATGAATCCTTCATCCGTACAATCTATTTTTCAACAACAGATTCCGTCATTGGATCTGCGAAGCTGTCTCGTCAGCATGCAAGGGGAGAACATATACAAGCATTATCGCAATCAAGAGGCAGCAAGTCAGATCGCCAAAGTCAATTCTTGCACCAAAAGCGTGCTGTCTGCACTTATCTGTATCGCTATGGATCACGGTTGGCTGCCAGATGCTTCTACGCCATTGTCCACCTTTTTTCCGGCGCTGGTTTCAGATCCTGACCCCCGTAAATCGCAAATTACCCTGGAACAGCTGCTAACCATGACAGCAGGTTTCAACTGGGATGAGTTTGGCGGACAGAATTCGTTTCCACGTATGACACGCACCGAGCATTGGGTGAACTTTGCATTGGAACAACGTCTCAGTCATACACCCGGAACCCATATGGAATACAATTCGGGGGTCTCCCAAATTCTTGCGGCCATCCTTATGCAACATACTGGAATGAGTGTAGCTGGATTCGCAGAACGTTATTTATTTGGTCCTTTAGGGATTACCGAGTACCATTGGGAGTGTGATCCTCAGGGTGTGCATACAGGAGGCTTCGGGTTAAAAATGATGCCCGATGATTTGCTGAAATTCGGTCAGCTCTTCTTGCAGGAAGGCATGTGGCATGGTGAGCGTTTGATTTCAAGTGAACTGGTTAACCGTTCTACAGAAGCATTCATTACCGTGACACCACCGAACCGTGGGAGCTACGGCTGGCACTGGTGGGTCGATACTTGCAAGAGTGATGAATCATCTGAATTTAGTGAAGAACGTACGCCAACGCCTTCGTCAGAGTCCACATCCATTAACAGCGCTGACCGAAACAAAACTGTACTCGACTATTATTACGCCCGCGGATTTGGCGGTCAGTTTGTATACATTGTTCCTCAGCTGGAGCTAGTTACGGTCCTGACGAACGACAAGCGAAAAAAGGAAAAGCCTCCTTTGGATGTTTTCCCTAGATTGATCGCTCCACAGTTAATTGGCCAATTGTAG
- a CDS encoding SMI1/KNR4 family protein: MYVVSHRLKPVSAEELGHFEQQYSVSLPASYRQWLEQYGEGTYSGWMNIQRPDQEVLKPFAEYDFWMHTEDTPVSQDQLKECISIGSSVDGDFLAIHPEIDGLLWLPRHDEQITLWEHTESEFGDMLDKIYAGYYRQAAPNTLRYYEPWNELRNHTFYHLQDNGEELSLHHLSKLCQSQFKWDAVMENEYTCKLFMASIGGYLRFNYAYGREVALFYEETDGNCGTTDYDIEQFLLAHHCKIMN; the protein is encoded by the coding sequence ATGTACGTGGTAAGTCATAGGTTAAAACCGGTATCAGCGGAGGAGCTTGGACATTTTGAGCAGCAGTATTCTGTATCATTGCCTGCATCCTATCGTCAGTGGCTTGAACAATATGGAGAAGGAACCTATTCGGGTTGGATGAATATCCAGCGGCCCGATCAGGAGGTATTGAAGCCTTTTGCAGAGTATGATTTTTGGATGCATACCGAAGATACGCCTGTCAGTCAAGATCAGTTGAAGGAGTGCATTAGTATTGGCAGTTCTGTGGATGGAGATTTTCTGGCCATTCATCCGGAGATTGACGGTCTGCTGTGGCTCCCTCGCCACGATGAACAGATTACGTTGTGGGAACATACCGAATCCGAATTTGGAGATATGCTGGATAAGATCTATGCTGGATACTACCGCCAAGCTGCTCCAAACACGTTAAGATATTATGAACCGTGGAATGAGCTGAGGAATCATACCTTTTACCACTTGCAGGATAACGGGGAAGAGCTCTCCCTCCACCACTTGTCCAAGTTATGCCAATCGCAGTTCAAGTGGGATGCCGTGATGGAAAATGAATATACCTGTAAGCTGTTTATGGCTTCAATCGGTGGATACCTGCGTTTTAATTACGCGTATGGGAGAGAAGTTGCTCTTTTCTATGAGGAAACGGACGGCAACTGCGGTACAACAGATTACGACATCGAACAATTTTTGCTCGCACATCACTGTAAAATCATGAATTGA